The following proteins are co-located in the Agromyces laixinhei genome:
- a CDS encoding response regulator produces MTISVLIADDQAMVRAGFAAVLDAQTGIEVVGQAADGDEAVAMAHELRPDVVVMDVRMPGRNGLEATRALQTPPRSSDYVPRVLMLTTFDIDDYVYEALRAGASGFLLKDATPEELVVAVRVVASGDALLAPSVTRRLIEDFARSAPPRIDAGRLSELTEREREVLTLVGRGFSNTEIAAALFIAEQTVKTHVSKILSKLGLRDRVHAVVLAYDTGLVQPGS; encoded by the coding sequence GTGACGATCTCGGTGCTCATCGCCGACGACCAGGCGATGGTGCGCGCCGGTTTCGCTGCCGTGCTCGACGCGCAGACCGGCATCGAGGTCGTCGGCCAGGCGGCCGACGGCGACGAAGCGGTCGCCATGGCGCACGAGCTGCGCCCCGACGTCGTCGTGATGGACGTGCGCATGCCCGGCCGCAACGGACTCGAAGCGACCCGTGCCCTGCAGACGCCGCCACGTTCGAGCGACTACGTGCCGCGCGTGCTCATGCTGACGACGTTCGACATCGACGACTACGTCTACGAGGCGCTGCGTGCCGGGGCGAGCGGGTTCCTGCTGAAAGACGCCACGCCCGAAGAACTCGTCGTCGCGGTGCGCGTCGTGGCCTCGGGTGACGCGCTGCTCGCGCCGAGCGTGACGCGGCGTCTCATCGAGGACTTCGCGCGGTCGGCCCCGCCGCGCATCGACGCGGGCCGTCTCTCCGAACTCACCGAACGGGAGCGCGAGGTGCTGACCCTCGTCGGACGCGGGTTCTCGAACACCGAGATCGCCGCAGCCCTCTTCATAGCCGAGCAGACGGTGAAGACGCACGTGTCGAAGATCCTCTCGAAGCTCGGCCTGCGCGACCGCGTGCACGCCGTCGTGCTGGCGTACGACACCGGGCTCGTGCAGCCGGGATCCTGA
- a CDS encoding collagen-like triple helix repeat-containing protein codes for MSDDRIPKDASSEPTGAPPQSSPADAPAKTAGVSRAMLLWVGAAVVLLSFVASFLGATMARSTDANEAIATPTPTAVDEVDEAAYEEAFAEILPAGSAVRAGSGVPASGKGYDGDVYIDIATSDVYLFTDGDWALVGNIRVSAAENLAGAPGATGETGATGKTGATGETGAPGESGAPGAPGTQVVLGAGEPAPETCTTDGDVFIDTETVTFYQCTGGVWVLSSATAAPEAAPEG; via the coding sequence ATGAGTGACGACCGGATCCCGAAGGACGCATCGTCGGAACCGACCGGAGCGCCGCCCCAGTCGTCTCCGGCCGACGCGCCGGCGAAGACCGCGGGAGTGAGCCGGGCCATGCTGCTCTGGGTCGGCGCAGCCGTCGTGCTCCTCTCGTTCGTGGCGTCGTTCCTCGGGGCGACCATGGCGCGTTCGACCGATGCGAACGAGGCGATCGCCACCCCGACGCCGACGGCCGTCGATGAGGTCGACGAGGCCGCTTATGAGGAGGCGTTCGCCGAGATCCTGCCGGCCGGATCCGCCGTTCGCGCTGGGTCGGGCGTGCCCGCGTCGGGCAAGGGATACGACGGTGACGTCTACATCGACATCGCCACGTCCGACGTCTACCTCTTCACGGATGGCGACTGGGCGCTCGTCGGCAACATCCGGGTGTCGGCGGCGGAGAACCTCGCCGGCGCGCCGGGTGCGACCGGCGAGACCGGTGCGACCGGAAAGACCGGTGCGACCGGGGAGACGGGCGCGCCCGGCGAAAGCGGCGCACCTGGCGCACCCGGCACCCAAGTCGTGCTGGGCGCCGGCGAACCGGCCCCCGAGACGTGCACGACCGACGGCGACGTGTTCATCGACACCGAGACGGTGACGTTCTACCAATGCACCGGCGGGGTCTGGGTGCTCTCCAGTGCCACGGCCGCACCGGAGGCGGCACCAGAGGGCTGA
- a CDS encoding IclR family transcriptional regulator gives MAVSQQSKVPAADQTLAILAHLAAQRGPAPAATIASALGIPRSTVYHLLAVMQERGFVVHLPEERRYGLGVAAFELSSGFSRQQPLARLGRPLVAALVDRLGESGHLAVLHGRDVLYLVEERAPRRPSLVTDVGVRLPAHLTATGRAMLAVLPPAQLRALYPDRAAFASRLPQGEADAPHGGDWSYGRLKRVLAVVREQGWAGEDGEVTGGLASVGAVVRDHVGWPAAAIAITFPDAASDEVLAGFVPAVQEAAATLARRIGPHR, from the coding sequence ATTGCCGTGAGCCAGCAATCGAAGGTGCCTGCCGCAGATCAGACGCTCGCGATCCTCGCCCACCTCGCGGCGCAGCGAGGGCCGGCACCCGCGGCGACGATCGCCTCGGCGCTCGGCATCCCGCGATCGACGGTCTACCACCTGCTCGCCGTCATGCAGGAGCGCGGCTTCGTCGTGCACCTGCCGGAGGAGCGCCGCTACGGTCTGGGCGTCGCCGCGTTCGAGCTCTCGAGCGGGTTCTCGCGCCAGCAGCCCCTCGCCCGGCTCGGGCGCCCCCTCGTCGCGGCGCTCGTCGACCGCCTCGGCGAGAGCGGGCATCTCGCGGTGCTGCACGGGCGCGATGTGCTCTACCTCGTCGAGGAGCGCGCCCCGCGGCGGCCGTCGCTCGTCACCGACGTCGGTGTGCGGTTGCCCGCGCACCTCACGGCCACCGGCCGCGCGATGCTCGCCGTGCTGCCGCCCGCGCAGCTGCGCGCCCTCTACCCCGACCGGGCCGCGTTCGCGTCGCGGCTCCCCCAGGGTGAAGCGGATGCCCCGCATGGCGGGGACTGGAGCTACGGGCGCCTGAAGCGCGTGCTCGCCGTGGTGCGCGAGCAGGGGTGGGCCGGCGAAGACGGAGAGGTCACCGGCGGTCTCGCCTCGGTCGGGGCGGTCGTGCGCGATCACGTCGGCTGGCCCGCCGCCGCGATCGCGATCACGTTTCCGGATGCCGCATCCGACGAGGTGCTCGCAGGCTTCGTGCCGGCCGTGCAGGAGGCCGCGGCGACCCTCGCACGCCGCATCGGCCCGCACCGCTGA
- a CDS encoding alpha/beta hydrolase — MTSTRRTGGSGTRARRVMWAAQAAAAAIASVSALSGFHLPLREIDPRGVDAASAGTEIIGIRTFTAPPGIRVEADLEYGVREDGTMLTLDVCTPPAAALADEPLPAVVSIHGGSWARGDKANADWRGTCLWLASEGFVAASVNYRLVPGAVFPAAIDDVALAVEWLRAPEQAARFGMDPDRIGAFGGSAGGSLAALLGTTGDGPLETGSRVAAVAELSGPVGLGASELVADGASDWLHRIIGDYLGCEPGASDEQCPQATEASAGTHADPSDPPFFIGHSESEVVPLGQSQRLASTLTTAGVAVELAIVPGGDHSIGLLDEAMRARVAAFLHAHLD, encoded by the coding sequence GTGACCTCGACCCGACGCACAGGCGGCTCCGGCACTCGCGCCCGGCGAGTGATGTGGGCCGCCCAGGCCGCTGCAGCCGCCATCGCGAGCGTGAGCGCGCTCTCGGGCTTCCACCTGCCGCTGCGCGAGATCGACCCGCGAGGCGTCGACGCTGCAAGCGCCGGCACCGAGATCATCGGAATCCGCACGTTCACGGCGCCGCCCGGCATCCGGGTCGAGGCAGACCTCGAATACGGAGTGCGCGAAGACGGCACCATGCTCACGCTCGACGTCTGCACGCCCCCCGCAGCCGCGCTCGCCGATGAGCCCCTGCCCGCGGTCGTCTCGATCCACGGCGGCAGCTGGGCTCGTGGCGACAAGGCGAACGCCGACTGGCGAGGCACCTGCCTGTGGCTCGCGAGTGAAGGCTTCGTCGCGGCATCCGTCAACTATCGACTCGTGCCGGGCGCAGTCTTCCCGGCGGCGATCGACGACGTCGCCCTCGCGGTCGAGTGGCTGCGCGCGCCCGAGCAGGCGGCGCGCTTCGGCATGGATCCCGATCGAATCGGCGCGTTCGGCGGCTCGGCCGGCGGCAGCCTTGCGGCACTGCTCGGCACCACGGGCGACGGTCCGCTCGAGACGGGTTCGCGAGTCGCGGCGGTCGCCGAGCTCTCGGGCCCCGTCGGGCTCGGGGCGTCCGAGCTCGTGGCCGACGGGGCATCCGACTGGCTGCATCGCATCATCGGCGATTACCTCGGCTGCGAGCCGGGCGCGAGCGACGAGCAGTGCCCCCAGGCAACGGAAGCCTCGGCGGGCACGCACGCCGACCCGAGCGATCCGCCGTTCTTCATCGGCCACTCCGAGTCGGAGGTCGTGCCGCTCGGTCAGTCGCAGCGGCTCGCGTCGACGCTCACGACCGCCGGGGTCGCCGTCGAACTCGCGATCGTGCCGGGCGGTGATCACTCGATCGGACTCCTCGACGAGGCGATGCGCGCTCGCGTCGCGGCGTTCCTGCACGCACACCTCGATTGA
- a CDS encoding acyltransferase family protein gives MTDVLVPSTTRGDAASARPSTAVARDSSVDVIRVVLLVVVFALHAMMVGVSLGPSGPVLENALEGQGWFAAVSWFVQIMPLFFIAGGFSSLHHWRSMRSRGASSADYVRARVERLVRPAIVLVSVVAAALVALSLGGLPPELVATAGFRIGQPLWFLGVYLATSALVPFMVRAHERARVSTPLALLAGVVAVDVLRFSTGVDGIGLLNLLLVWLLVQQLGFHLADGGFDRFSPTALWSIAGGALALLAAITLAGPYSADMYVNLNPPTVCLVVLGAAQLALFQLARPRIRAWTRRTDASRLVSAVGERAMTIYLWHMPVLVALAGALLVANAGFGLALPEPMTAGWWASRPLWLGLAAAAVAGVTIVFARFERGRRGGAPAAASVATGRGAAALDAICGVAGVAVVLISGFGPVQAVISLALLTVALRGSATIRASFARRSATTDRTRSVRVAPRPVGFPRG, from the coding sequence ATGACCGACGTACTCGTACCCTCGACCACGCGGGGCGACGCGGCATCCGCTCGACCTTCGACTGCGGTCGCCCGCGATTCGAGCGTCGACGTCATTCGGGTGGTGCTGCTCGTGGTGGTCTTCGCGCTGCACGCGATGATGGTCGGCGTGAGCCTCGGGCCGAGCGGACCCGTGCTCGAGAACGCACTCGAGGGGCAGGGCTGGTTCGCCGCGGTGAGCTGGTTCGTGCAGATCATGCCGCTCTTCTTCATCGCGGGCGGATTCTCGAGCCTGCACCACTGGCGCTCGATGCGATCACGCGGGGCCAGCAGCGCCGACTACGTGCGGGCACGCGTCGAGCGGCTCGTGCGGCCGGCCATCGTGCTCGTCTCCGTGGTCGCCGCCGCACTCGTGGCGCTCTCGCTCGGCGGCCTTCCGCCCGAACTCGTGGCGACGGCCGGCTTCCGCATCGGCCAGCCGCTCTGGTTCCTCGGCGTCTATCTCGCGACGTCGGCGCTCGTGCCGTTCATGGTGCGCGCACACGAGCGGGCCCGCGTGAGCACGCCCCTTGCTCTGCTTGCGGGCGTCGTCGCAGTCGACGTGCTGCGCTTCTCGACGGGGGTCGACGGCATCGGTCTGCTGAACCTCCTGCTCGTGTGGCTGCTCGTGCAGCAACTCGGGTTCCACCTCGCCGACGGCGGGTTCGACCGGTTCTCGCCGACTGCCCTCTGGTCGATCGCCGGCGGCGCGCTCGCGCTGCTCGCCGCGATCACGCTCGCCGGGCCGTACTCCGCCGACATGTACGTCAACCTCAACCCCCCGACCGTCTGCCTCGTGGTGCTCGGCGCCGCCCAGCTGGCGCTCTTCCAGCTGGCGCGCCCGCGCATCAGGGCCTGGACCCGTCGAACGGATGCCTCCCGGCTCGTCTCTGCCGTGGGCGAGCGCGCGATGACGATCTACCTCTGGCACATGCCCGTGCTCGTCGCGCTCGCGGGCGCGCTGCTCGTCGCCAATGCCGGGTTCGGCCTCGCACTGCCCGAGCCGATGACGGCCGGCTGGTGGGCGAGTCGTCCGCTGTGGCTGGGCCTCGCCGCCGCCGCGGTCGCGGGTGTGACGATCGTGTTCGCGCGGTTCGAGCGGGGTCGGCGAGGGGGCGCTCCAGCGGCGGCTTCCGTCGCAACGGGTCGCGGCGCCGCAGCTCTCGATGCGATCTGCGGAGTGGCAGGCGTCGCCGTCGTGCTCATCTCGGGCTTCGGCCCGGTGCAGGCCGTCATCTCACTCGCGCTGCTGACGGTCGCGCTGCGCGGCAGTGCGACCATCAGGGCGTCGTTCGCACGGAGGTCGGCGACGACCGACCGAACCCGCTCAGTGCGCGTGGCCCCCCGGCCGGTCGGATTCCCGCGAGGGTGA
- a CDS encoding DedA family protein: MTEQHGFTGLTGFAADVLNSLGDIGVGVLVFLEVLIPPIPSEVILPFAGYLSQSGDLHLGWLIFWSTLASVIGALVLYGLGAVVGLDRAIRWIAWTRLVSLTDLERGAGWFHRHGRSSVLVGRMIPGVRSLISLPAGADRMPLLSFCLFTAIGSGLWNTLLIGVGAALGTQHALLEEYLQYLDWVVYGAIAIALAVLVIRRILEHRRLSDEALRLSDEAVREPDEASV, encoded by the coding sequence ATGACTGAGCAACACGGCTTCACCGGCCTCACCGGATTCGCCGCCGACGTGCTGAACTCCCTCGGCGACATCGGGGTCGGGGTGCTGGTCTTCCTCGAGGTGCTGATCCCTCCGATCCCGAGCGAGGTCATCCTGCCGTTCGCGGGATACCTCAGCCAGTCGGGCGACCTCCACCTCGGATGGCTGATCTTCTGGTCGACCCTCGCCTCCGTCATCGGCGCGCTCGTGCTCTACGGGCTCGGCGCCGTCGTCGGCCTCGACCGTGCCATCCGCTGGATCGCGTGGACGCGTCTCGTCAGCCTCACCGACCTCGAGCGAGGTGCCGGCTGGTTCCATCGACACGGCCGCTCGTCCGTGCTCGTCGGGCGCATGATCCCCGGCGTGCGCAGCCTGATCTCGCTGCCCGCGGGTGCCGACCGCATGCCGCTGCTCTCGTTCTGCCTCTTCACCGCCATCGGCTCCGGCCTCTGGAACACCCTGCTGATCGGCGTCGGCGCTGCGCTCGGCACGCAGCACGCGCTGCTCGAGGAGTACCTGCAGTACCTCGATTGGGTCGTCTACGGCGCGATCGCCATCGCACTCGCGGTGCTCGTCATCCGCCGCATCCTCGAGCACCGGCGCCTCTCCGACGAAGCGCTCCGCCTCAGCGACGAAGCCGTTCGCGAGCCCGACGAAGCCTCCGTCTGA
- a CDS encoding sensor histidine kinase produces the protein MAQIHHSEHGPADAAAPVPRAAPPHAPAPPRPSAPPRPSPSSAPSIPAAPARLARITADERQFRAWMQVSTSLLAVILLSVSLPLAATIYDIELLAAAATSLALAVALPLAVRWPWVAAGVSAAGLLAFALLSMNSDGAPWPWPVTSIVSQSVLLIVLGLMWEWWLGLIAWGAGVVVTLPFAFFDTGAAASMITGAAVTALACAVAVLLAQRRVIGVELFRERAHSASEQQRRVLVEERNRIARELHDVVAHGLSIIHVQATSAPYRVTGLSDDAKTEFAEIAVSARSAMTEMRHLLGVLRSTDTAAETAPQPGLAELPELAASVERAGVPVTLTLAERLPDGGLAATTAYRIVQEALSNVVRHAPGAPTFVSVEVLASDLVVCIDNETATDAAAPDARGGGHGLIGISERAGLLGGRAEFGERPGGGYRVLATLPIGSDGGSV, from the coding sequence ATGGCGCAGATCCATCATTCAGAACACGGTCCGGCGGATGCCGCGGCGCCGGTGCCGCGCGCAGCACCGCCGCACGCGCCGGCACCACCGCGACCGTCTGCACCACCGCGACCGTCGCCGTCGTCTGCGCCGTCCATCCCGGCGGCACCCGCGCGACTGGCCCGCATCACCGCCGACGAGCGCCAGTTCCGCGCGTGGATGCAGGTGTCGACGTCGCTGCTCGCGGTGATCCTCCTGTCGGTGTCCCTGCCGCTGGCCGCGACGATCTACGACATCGAACTGCTCGCCGCCGCTGCCACGAGCCTCGCGCTCGCCGTGGCACTGCCGCTCGCGGTGCGGTGGCCGTGGGTCGCCGCCGGAGTCTCCGCCGCGGGGCTGCTCGCCTTCGCGCTGCTCTCCATGAACTCCGACGGGGCGCCGTGGCCGTGGCCGGTCACCTCGATCGTCAGCCAGAGCGTGCTGCTCATCGTGCTCGGACTCATGTGGGAGTGGTGGCTCGGACTCATCGCGTGGGGCGCGGGGGTCGTCGTGACCCTGCCGTTCGCCTTCTTCGACACGGGCGCCGCGGCGAGCATGATCACTGGTGCGGCCGTCACGGCACTCGCGTGTGCTGTCGCCGTGCTGCTCGCACAGCGACGCGTGATCGGCGTCGAGCTCTTCCGCGAGCGCGCGCACTCCGCGTCGGAGCAGCAGCGCCGCGTGCTCGTCGAGGAGCGCAACCGCATCGCTCGCGAGCTGCACGATGTCGTCGCGCACGGCCTGTCGATCATCCATGTGCAGGCGACGAGTGCGCCGTACCGCGTCACCGGGCTGAGCGACGACGCCAAGACGGAGTTCGCCGAGATCGCCGTCTCGGCGCGCTCCGCGATGACCGAGATGCGCCACCTGCTGGGGGTGCTCCGGAGCACCGATACCGCGGCGGAGACGGCGCCGCAACCCGGGCTGGCCGAGCTGCCCGAGCTCGCGGCATCCGTCGAGCGCGCCGGAGTTCCGGTGACCCTCACCCTCGCCGAGCGCCTTCCCGACGGCGGGCTGGCTGCCACGACCGCGTACCGCATCGTGCAGGAGGCGCTCAGCAACGTCGTTCGCCACGCGCCGGGCGCGCCCACCTTCGTCTCGGTTGAGGTGCTCGCGAGCGACCTCGTCGTCTGCATCGACAACGAGACGGCGACGGATGCCGCGGCGCCCGACGCCAGGGGCGGTGGCCACGGGCTCATCGGCATCAGTGAGCGCGCGGGGCTCCTCGGCGGGCGCGCGGAGTTCGGCGAACGGCCCGGTGGCGGATACCGTGTTCTGGCGACCCTTCCGATCGGGTCGGACGGAGGCTCGGTGTGA
- a CDS encoding YihY/virulence factor BrkB family protein → MPAHQRTDHDSEESSGHDSPVQLSRADWRIIVTRTVHEYRINQSHDIAAALTFYGLLTAFPALLAAFALLGIFGSAEAVVADGLQVVEELGGASVADALREPLDQLANASHAGLAFATGLVATLWAASGYVGSFGRGMNRIYGVKEGRPFWEMRPAMIAVSAVLVVLGAIAAAGLVVTGPVAAATARVLGLDEGVAFWWDLAKVPVLAAIGILVMALLYWAAPNVKRRNLRWLSVGAIVALLAWIVTTALFALYVFGVGTYERIYGILGGVVAFLLWVWLSNLAMLFGAVLDTEVERARQLRAGIPAEEQVRLPLRDDRVIAKNAAQRLRDEHASAGMRPDTVVDGVTPPAGLRPHG, encoded by the coding sequence ATGCCCGCACACCAGCGAACCGATCACGATTCCGAGGAGTCATCCGGCCACGACTCACCCGTGCAGCTGTCCCGCGCCGACTGGCGCATCATCGTCACGCGCACGGTGCACGAGTACCGCATCAACCAGTCGCACGACATCGCGGCGGCCCTCACGTTCTACGGGCTGCTCACGGCCTTCCCCGCGCTCCTCGCGGCGTTCGCGCTGCTCGGCATCTTCGGCAGCGCCGAAGCCGTGGTCGCCGATGGGCTGCAGGTCGTGGAGGAGCTCGGCGGGGCATCCGTCGCCGATGCCCTTCGTGAGCCCCTCGACCAACTGGCCAACGCCTCGCACGCCGGTCTGGCATTCGCGACCGGTCTGGTCGCCACGCTCTGGGCCGCATCGGGATACGTCGGATCGTTCGGCCGCGGCATGAACCGCATCTACGGGGTCAAGGAGGGTCGTCCGTTCTGGGAGATGCGTCCCGCGATGATCGCGGTCTCGGCAGTGCTCGTCGTGCTCGGCGCGATCGCCGCGGCGGGCCTCGTGGTGACCGGCCCCGTGGCCGCAGCGACCGCCCGCGTGCTCGGCCTCGACGAGGGCGTCGCCTTCTGGTGGGACCTCGCGAAGGTGCCGGTGCTCGCCGCGATCGGCATCCTCGTGATGGCGCTGCTCTACTGGGCCGCGCCGAACGTGAAGCGGCGGAACCTGCGATGGCTCAGCGTCGGGGCGATCGTCGCCCTGCTCGCGTGGATCGTCACGACGGCGCTCTTCGCCCTCTACGTCTTCGGGGTCGGCACCTACGAGCGCATCTACGGCATCCTCGGCGGGGTCGTCGCCTTCCTCCTGTGGGTCTGGCTGTCGAACCTCGCGATGCTCTTCGGAGCGGTGCTCGACACGGAGGTCGAACGTGCTCGGCAATTGCGCGCCGGCATTCCCGCAGAGGAGCAGGTGCGACTGCCTCTCCGGGACGACCGCGTGATCGCCAAGAACGCTGCCCAGCGGCTGCGCGACGAGCACGCCTCGGCGGGAATGCGCCCCGATACGGTCGTCGACGGCGTCACCCCGCCCGCCGGCCTCCGCCCGCACGGCTGA
- a CDS encoding DUF4383 domain-containing protein has product MRNSPNRIVATIFGAVYLLVGLLGFAVTGGVGFIATEGGLLLGVFAVNPLHNVAHLLIGAALLIGGIVSATAAKAVNATVGAAYLLLGIVGFFLVGTAANILALNTADHFLHLASAIVLLGVALGFERSGRMVTA; this is encoded by the coding sequence ATGCGAAACTCCCCGAACCGCATCGTCGCGACCATCTTCGGTGCGGTCTACCTGCTCGTCGGACTGCTCGGATTCGCCGTCACCGGCGGCGTCGGGTTCATCGCGACCGAGGGAGGCCTGTTGCTCGGCGTGTTCGCCGTGAACCCGCTCCACAACGTGGCCCACCTGTTGATCGGCGCCGCGCTCCTCATCGGCGGCATCGTCTCGGCGACCGCGGCGAAGGCGGTCAACGCGACCGTCGGTGCCGCCTACCTGCTGCTCGGCATCGTGGGGTTCTTCCTCGTGGGCACGGCAGCGAACATTCTCGCGCTCAACACGGCCGACCACTTCCTGCACCTCGCGAGCGCGATCGTGCTCCTGGGAGTGGCGCTCGGGTTCGAGCGCTCCGGACGCATGGTGACGGCATAG
- a CDS encoding DEAD/DEAH box helicase, translating into MPKNKKPQGGRPARNFDPSYAKGGSKGGPARSGSQKPGSRSEGHRGYRPEADAPRKERWSRDERVASGRTPHRSDRDGRDEQAPRSYDRNDRNDRPARSYGRDERAPRSFDRNDRNDRPSRSYGRDERRSSDRAPRSFDRNDRPARSFDRNDRSDRAPRSFDRSDRAPRSFDRNDRNDRSDRAPRSFDRNDRPTRSFDRPGFKESGRRDSSFYPAKDQGRRRTQNDDVVLERLEAEAIQATDAEGVSFADLGLGGNVVRALKDLGAESPFPIQAATIPVVLEGRDVLGRGKTGSGKTIAFGAPTVERLMKLWAASGKAGGKRQMGRKPRALILAPTRELALQIDRTVQPIAQSVGLFTTQIYGGVPQHRQVGALQRGVDIVIGTPGRIEDLIEQRRLDLSEVVITVLDEADHMCDLGFLEPVQRIIRRTAEGGQKLLFSATLDQGVAALVDEFLVDPAVHEVAGEDQASSTIEHRVFVIGNHEKRDIVAELANREGKTLVFSRTRAFAEDLTEHLEDYGIRAVALHGDLNQSRRTRNLQQLTSGRVNVLVATDVAARGIHVDDIDLVIQADAPDEYKTYLHRSGRTGRAGKAGQVVTLIPRNRQRRMVELLDRAEIDVDFVDMRLGDDFAGELERGTADEELAG; encoded by the coding sequence ATGCCCAAGAACAAGAAACCCCAAGGCGGCAGGCCCGCCAGGAACTTCGATCCCTCGTACGCGAAGGGGGGCTCGAAGGGCGGTCCGGCGCGCTCCGGATCGCAGAAGCCCGGGTCGCGGAGCGAAGGCCACCGCGGCTACCGCCCCGAGGCCGACGCACCCCGTAAAGAGCGTTGGTCGCGCGATGAGCGCGTCGCGTCGGGCCGCACCCCGCACCGATCCGATCGTGACGGTCGTGACGAGCAGGCTCCCCGTTCGTACGACCGCAACGACCGCAACGACCGCCCGGCGCGTTCGTACGGTCGTGACGAGCGTGCTCCTCGTTCGTTCGACCGCAACGACCGTAATGACCGTCCGTCGCGTTCGTACGGTCGTGACGAGCGTCGCTCGAGCGATCGGGCGCCGCGTTCCTTCGATCGCAACGACCGTCCCGCCCGCTCGTTCGACCGCAACGACCGCAGTGACCGTGCTCCCCGCTCGTTCGACCGCAGTGACCGTGCTCCCCGTTCCTTCGACCGCAACGACCGCAACGACCGCAGTGACCGTGCTCCCCGTTCCTTCGACCGCAACGACCGGCCGACCCGTTCCTTCGACCGCCCCGGTTTCAAGGAGTCCGGCCGCCGCGACTCGAGTTTCTACCCGGCCAAGGATCAGGGCCGACGCCGCACCCAGAACGACGATGTCGTGCTCGAGCGGCTCGAGGCCGAGGCCATCCAGGCGACCGACGCCGAGGGTGTGAGCTTCGCCGACCTCGGACTCGGCGGCAACGTCGTGCGCGCGCTCAAGGATCTCGGAGCCGAGTCGCCGTTCCCGATCCAGGCCGCGACCATCCCTGTCGTGCTCGAGGGTCGCGACGTGCTCGGCCGCGGCAAGACCGGCTCGGGCAAGACCATCGCCTTCGGTGCCCCGACCGTTGAGCGACTCATGAAGCTCTGGGCCGCGTCCGGCAAGGCCGGCGGCAAGCGCCAGATGGGCCGCAAGCCCCGCGCGCTCATCCTCGCTCCGACCCGGGAACTCGCCCTGCAGATCGACCGCACCGTGCAGCCCATCGCCCAGAGCGTCGGCCTCTTCACCACGCAGATCTACGGCGGCGTGCCGCAGCACCGTCAGGTCGGCGCGCTCCAGCGCGGCGTCGACATCGTGATCGGCACCCCCGGTCGCATCGAAGACCTCATCGAGCAGCGCCGCCTCGACCTCTCCGAGGTCGTCATCACGGTGCTCGACGAGGCTGATCACATGTGCGACCTCGGCTTTCTCGAGCCGGTGCAGCGCATCATCCGTCGCACCGCCGAGGGCGGGCAGAAGCTCCTCTTCTCGGCGACCCTCGACCAGGGCGTCGCCGCGCTCGTCGACGAGTTCCTCGTCGACCCGGCCGTGCACGAGGTCGCCGGTGAAGACCAGGCCTCCTCGACGATCGAGCACCGCGTGTTCGTCATCGGCAACCACGAGAAGCGCGACATCGTCGCCGAACTCGCGAACCGCGAGGGCAAGACCCTCGTGTTCAGCCGCACCCGCGCGTTCGCCGAAGACCTCACCGAGCACCTCGAGGACTACGGCATCCGCGCCGTCGCGCTGCACGGCGACCTGAACCAGTCGCGTCGCACGCGCAACCTCCAGCAGCTCACGAGCGGCCGGGTCAACGTGCTCGTGGCGACGGATGTCGCGGCACGCGGCATCCATGTCGATGACATCGACCTCGTGATCCAGGCCGACGCGCCCGATGAGTACAAGACCTACCTGCACCGCTCGGGCCGCACCGGTCGCGCCGGCAAGGCCGGTCAAGTCGTCACGCTCATCCCGCGCAACCGCCAGCGTCGCATGGTCGAACTGCTCGACCGTGCCGAGATCGACGTCGACTTCGTCGACATGCGCCTCGGCGATGACTTCGCCGGCGAGCTCGAGCGCGGCACGGCCGATGAGGAACTCGCCGGCTGA